In Vreelandella piezotolerans, one genomic interval encodes:
- a CDS encoding branched-chain amino acid ABC transporter permease — MTTTSSSSSSATSLPSAVQERQRRAKLRRNMFYLALLVVGLVAPFVAYPVFLMKILCFALFACAFNLLLGYAGLLSFGHAAFLATGGYVTGYLLASYPSLTPELGILAGMAMATLLGALFGVLSIRRQGIYFAMVTLALAQLMFFVFVQSSFTGGEDGLHGVPRGHLFGMLDLSSNLAMYYFVFAVFVFGFAVIQRAVHSPFGQVLKAIRENEPRAVSLGYNVDAYKLLAFVLSAALAGLAGSTKTVVFQLASLTDAHWHMSGEVILMTLLGGVGTLLGPLMGAGLVVSLQHLLAQSPLGNWVSVILGIIFVICVLSFRSGIVGELAKMYRKNFK, encoded by the coding sequence ATGACAACCACGTCTTCCTCTTCATCTTCGGCCACGTCGCTGCCCTCGGCAGTGCAGGAGCGCCAGCGGCGCGCCAAACTCCGCCGCAACATGTTTTATCTGGCGCTGTTGGTAGTGGGGTTGGTTGCGCCCTTCGTAGCGTACCCGGTCTTTTTGATGAAGATTCTCTGTTTTGCGCTGTTTGCTTGCGCGTTTAACCTGCTGTTGGGCTATGCCGGGCTGCTCTCGTTTGGCCATGCGGCCTTCTTGGCGACCGGTGGCTATGTGACGGGCTATCTACTGGCCAGCTATCCAAGTCTCACGCCCGAACTGGGTATTCTCGCAGGCATGGCGATGGCGACGCTGCTGGGGGCGCTGTTTGGCGTGCTCTCCATTCGCCGCCAGGGCATCTACTTCGCCATGGTAACGCTGGCGCTCGCACAGCTGATGTTCTTCGTGTTCGTGCAGTCGTCGTTCACCGGTGGGGAAGATGGCCTGCACGGTGTGCCGAGAGGGCATCTGTTCGGGATGCTCGACCTGAGCAGTAACCTCGCCATGTACTACTTCGTGTTTGCAGTTTTCGTGTTTGGCTTTGCCGTCATTCAGCGCGCCGTTCACTCCCCCTTTGGGCAAGTTCTGAAAGCCATTCGTGAAAACGAGCCGCGTGCCGTGTCGCTGGGCTATAACGTGGATGCCTACAAGCTGTTGGCATTCGTGCTCTCGGCCGCGCTCGCGGGTTTGGCGGGTTCCACCAAGACCGTGGTGTTCCAGTTGGCCTCGCTCACTGATGCCCACTGGCATATGTCGGGCGAAGTCATTTTGATGACGCTGCTGGGCGGCGTCGGCACGCTGCTCGGTCCTCTAATGGGAGCGGGGCTGGTGGTCAGCTTACAGCACCTGCTGGCGCAGTCGCCGCTAGGTAACTGGGTGAGTGTGATTCTCGGCATCATCTTCGTGATATGCGTACTCAGCTTCCGTAGCGGCATCGTTGGCGAGCTGGCCAAGATGTACCGCAAGAACTTCAAATGA
- a CDS encoding glutathione S-transferase family protein, with the protein MITLWGRNNSTNVKKVLWVLEELALPHEQIVAGLHHGVNDTPEYLAMNPNGLVPLLKDDATQSVLWESNTILRYLAAQYAPNHLWIEEPAKRAQMEKWMDWSTSLLTPAHRTILMGYVRTPPEQRDSERLNPAIATCEKLLAQLDTALSQQPWFSGDAFGLADIAIAPFTYNLLNSGLSWQPRPHLQRWTERLAERPAYRKIVMIPVT; encoded by the coding sequence ATGATTACGCTTTGGGGCCGCAACAACTCCACCAACGTCAAAAAAGTACTCTGGGTACTGGAAGAGCTAGCGCTGCCCCACGAGCAGATCGTGGCGGGCCTGCACCACGGCGTGAACGACACGCCGGAGTACCTCGCCATGAACCCCAATGGCCTGGTGCCGCTACTCAAAGACGACGCGACGCAAAGCGTGCTGTGGGAGTCCAATACCATTCTGCGCTACTTGGCAGCGCAGTACGCTCCTAATCATCTATGGATCGAAGAGCCCGCCAAGCGGGCGCAGATGGAAAAGTGGATGGATTGGTCCACCAGTCTGCTCACCCCCGCCCACCGCACCATTTTGATGGGGTACGTTCGCACCCCGCCGGAACAGCGCGATAGCGAACGGCTAAACCCTGCCATTGCTACCTGTGAAAAACTCCTCGCCCAGCTAGACACCGCGTTGAGCCAGCAGCCTTGGTTCTCCGGCGACGCCTTCGGCCTCGCCGATATCGCCATCGCCCCGTTCACTTATAACCTGCTCAACAGCGGCCTCTCCTGGCAACCCCGCCCGCACCTCCAGCGCTGGACAGAACGACTCGCCGAACGGCCCGCCTACCGCAAGATCGTGATGATTCCAGTCACTTAA
- a CDS encoding acyl-CoA dehydrogenase family protein has product MNFELSEDQVAFSDMARAFAQNELEPHAAEWDAESFFPVDVIRKAGELGFCSLYAPESVGGLGLSRLDASIIFEQLSMGCTSTTAYLTIHNMVTWMLADFGTREAVAQWGEKLATGELLGSYCLTEPNSGSDAASLKTTAKRDGEHYVLNGSKMFISGAGSTDFLVVMARTGGEGPGGVSAFAVDAKSEGISYGRKEDKMGWNSQPTRMITFEDVRVPANHLLGNEGDGFKIAMKGLDGGRINIATCSIGTAQQALNKAREYMLERKQFGKRLADFQALQFRLADMVTELVAARQLVRMAATKLDAGHPDATTYCAMAKRFATDVGFKVCDEALQLYGGNGYIKEYPVERYVRDTRVHRILEGTNEIMRLIISRRVLADGAAEL; this is encoded by the coding sequence ATGAATTTCGAGCTAAGTGAAGACCAGGTCGCCTTTTCCGATATGGCCCGAGCGTTCGCTCAGAACGAGCTAGAGCCCCACGCCGCCGAATGGGACGCAGAATCTTTTTTCCCCGTCGATGTGATTCGTAAAGCAGGGGAGTTGGGCTTTTGCTCGCTCTACGCCCCGGAAAGCGTCGGTGGGCTGGGACTTTCACGGCTGGATGCCAGCATCATTTTCGAGCAGCTCTCGATGGGCTGCACTTCCACTACCGCATACCTCACCATCCATAACATGGTGACCTGGATGCTGGCCGATTTCGGCACGCGGGAGGCCGTGGCGCAGTGGGGCGAAAAGCTGGCGACGGGGGAGCTATTGGGCTCCTACTGTCTGACCGAGCCCAATTCAGGGTCCGATGCAGCATCCCTCAAAACCACCGCAAAGCGCGATGGCGAACACTATGTGTTGAACGGCAGCAAGATGTTCATCTCCGGGGCGGGCAGCACCGACTTCCTGGTGGTGATGGCGCGGACCGGCGGTGAAGGCCCTGGCGGCGTTTCCGCCTTTGCGGTGGATGCCAAGAGCGAGGGCATCAGCTACGGCCGTAAAGAAGACAAGATGGGTTGGAATAGCCAGCCCACCCGTATGATTACCTTCGAAGACGTGCGCGTCCCCGCTAACCACCTGCTGGGTAACGAAGGTGACGGTTTCAAAATCGCCATGAAGGGGCTGGACGGCGGGCGTATTAACATTGCCACCTGTTCCATCGGCACGGCCCAGCAGGCGTTGAATAAAGCCCGCGAGTACATGCTCGAGCGCAAGCAGTTCGGCAAGCGTTTGGCCGATTTTCAGGCCCTGCAGTTTCGCCTGGCCGATATGGTCACCGAGCTCGTCGCCGCACGTCAGCTAGTGCGCATGGCCGCCACCAAGCTGGATGCGGGTCACCCGGATGCCACCACTTATTGCGCCATGGCCAAACGCTTCGCGACGGACGTGGGCTTCAAAGTATGCGATGAAGCGCTACAGCTCTACGGTGGCAATGGCTACATCAAGGAGTACCCAGTGGAGCGCTACGTGCGCGATACCCGCGTACACCGTATTCTGGAAGGCACCAACGAAATCATGCGGCTGATCATTTCCCGCCGCGTACTGGCCGACGGTGCCGCCGAGCTATAG
- a CDS encoding putative bifunctional diguanylate cyclase/phosphodiesterase — MTARDFRHHRDLERPKKHPKAFPNERCQVSKPPPAEDVDLHDAGREEIELVRRQYLESEQRFRTLLESLPKVAVQGYDRDRRVIYWNEGSTRLYGYTPEEALGELLEDLIIPGPMREGVIQAHSAWIEEGVAIPAGELELMHKTGERISVYSQHLMLNEHTDAPLLFCVDVDLSDQKRAHRDLEFATRFDRLTHLPNRQTFEMDLDNLLESCRRVGNSLATLYLDIDHFVEINDALGYDQGDRLLVELTRRLRECQRVTDLVSRVSSDEFVLAFPCGHLATNVERVVRRIQNVFRKPFVLDGRERQVTACLGVALFPDNGESSRELIRNADVAKNRAKLEGRGTVRFFQQKLHDELVRQHYLSSRLEEALDNGELSLHFQPQVSAVSGGIENLEALLRWEPPEGPTISPAEFIPLAERSGLIHRLGDWVIEEACHQQVAWRAKGFHRHRIDINISGRQLTRPGALKRFEDTLQRHGLAPQDIGIELTENILIEADETVLEDLWRLYHRGIRIAIDDFGIGYSSLSYLKHFPATALKIDRSFIQDAPTQPKDRAILEGAILIGHRLGLEVVAEGVENAEQLSLLRDLHCDLIQGFFFFRPMPAQEIERLLSGFVGGPGGLSG, encoded by the coding sequence ATGACTGCCCGCGATTTTCGACATCACAGAGATCTGGAACGTCCGAAGAAGCACCCCAAGGCGTTTCCCAATGAGCGGTGTCAGGTGTCCAAGCCGCCGCCAGCGGAGGACGTCGATCTACATGATGCAGGCAGAGAAGAGATCGAGTTAGTACGCCGCCAATACTTAGAAAGTGAACAACGATTTCGCACCCTGCTGGAAAGCCTTCCGAAAGTGGCCGTTCAAGGGTACGACCGCGATCGACGCGTCATTTACTGGAACGAAGGCAGCACCCGCCTCTATGGCTATACACCTGAAGAAGCCTTGGGAGAATTACTGGAAGACCTGATCATTCCAGGCCCTATGCGTGAGGGAGTGATTCAGGCGCATAGCGCCTGGATCGAAGAAGGCGTCGCCATACCCGCCGGAGAGCTCGAACTCATGCACAAAACCGGCGAACGGATATCGGTCTATTCACAGCACCTGATGCTCAATGAGCATACCGATGCCCCCTTGCTGTTTTGCGTGGATGTCGATCTTTCTGACCAGAAACGTGCCCACCGGGACCTGGAGTTTGCCACCCGCTTCGACAGGCTCACCCATCTCCCTAACCGGCAGACCTTCGAGATGGACCTGGACAACCTGCTGGAATCCTGTCGCCGTGTGGGCAACAGTCTTGCCACCCTTTATTTAGATATCGATCACTTCGTCGAGATCAATGATGCCCTTGGTTATGACCAGGGCGATCGCCTGCTCGTCGAGCTGACTCGACGCCTGCGGGAGTGCCAGCGCGTCACTGACCTGGTGTCTCGCGTCTCTAGCGACGAGTTCGTGCTAGCCTTTCCCTGCGGCCATTTAGCCACCAATGTCGAACGCGTGGTTCGTCGTATTCAGAATGTCTTTCGGAAACCGTTCGTCTTGGATGGTCGGGAGCGTCAGGTCACGGCCTGCCTGGGCGTGGCGCTCTTTCCTGACAATGGTGAATCGTCACGGGAATTGATACGAAATGCCGATGTGGCCAAGAACCGGGCCAAACTCGAGGGCCGGGGTACCGTACGTTTCTTCCAGCAGAAGCTGCATGATGAGCTGGTTCGCCAGCACTATCTTTCGTCGCGACTCGAAGAGGCCTTGGATAATGGCGAACTCTCCCTGCACTTCCAGCCGCAAGTCTCCGCGGTCAGCGGAGGAATAGAGAACCTCGAAGCGTTGCTGCGCTGGGAGCCCCCCGAGGGCCCGACGATCTCGCCTGCCGAGTTCATCCCGCTGGCCGAGCGCTCCGGTTTGATCCATCGTCTCGGCGATTGGGTCATCGAAGAAGCCTGTCACCAGCAGGTAGCGTGGCGTGCCAAGGGGTTTCATCGGCACCGGATCGACATCAATATCTCGGGTCGGCAACTGACACGTCCCGGCGCCCTCAAACGTTTCGAGGACACGCTACAGCGCCATGGCTTGGCCCCGCAGGATATCGGCATCGAATTGACCGAGAACATCCTCATCGAAGCCGACGAGACCGTCCTCGAAGACCTTTGGCGTCTTTATCATCGCGGTATACGCATTGCGATCGATGATTTCGGGATTGGTTACTCCTCCCTAAGCTACCTCAAGCACTTCCCCGCCACGGCCCTGAAGATCGACCGCTCCTTCATTCAGGATGCGCCTACCCAACCAAAAGACCGAGCCATTCTGGAAGGCGCCATCCTCATCGGTCATCGATTGGGATTAGAGGTAGTGGCCGAAGGCGTCGAGAATGCCGAACAGCTCTCCCTGCTGCGCGACCTACATTGCGATCTCATCCAAGGATTCTTCTTCTTCCGCCCGATGCCTGCCCAGGAAATCGAACGGCTGTTGAGCGGTTTTGTGGGTGGTCCTGGGGGGTTATCGGGCTGA
- a CDS encoding ketopantoate reductase family protein, translating to MTTHWILGPGAIGRLLAHSLAPLVDVAVIGRLALPSRQVLTTPEGDVRVQHLTSLTAEQLVADTPAPPAFVHITTKAMAAEAALSSIASALPPSTPLVLWQNGFYAQPRITQTWPGPVLCATTTQGAYLTGDDGVVHAGRGPTFVGDLDNQHAGLAASLAVLLSEAGLTASEVNDIRSRLWQKLAVNAAINPLVALHGVRNGELRGDAYSGRVVAVVREVAAILAKEGVVPPNGGEGEAAWLELVWQVVENTANNKASMLQDVEAKRLTERGAILGPLIERAERHGLRCEVLKGLDRELAQVEVGF from the coding sequence ATGACCACCCACTGGATTCTTGGCCCTGGGGCCATTGGCCGTTTGTTAGCGCACTCCCTAGCCCCGCTCGTTGATGTGGCGGTAATTGGCCGCCTTGCATTGCCATCGCGGCAGGTGCTGACCACGCCGGAAGGCGACGTGCGTGTTCAGCATTTAACCTCACTTACCGCTGAACAGTTGGTGGCGGATACGCCTGCACCACCTGCGTTCGTGCACATCACCACCAAAGCCATGGCCGCCGAGGCGGCGCTGTCGAGTATCGCGAGCGCGCTGCCCCCTTCTACTCCACTGGTACTGTGGCAGAACGGTTTTTATGCGCAGCCGCGTATTACCCAAACGTGGCCAGGGCCGGTGCTGTGCGCTACCACCACTCAGGGGGCGTACTTAACCGGAGATGATGGCGTAGTACACGCCGGGCGCGGGCCAACGTTTGTGGGGGATTTAGATAACCAGCACGCCGGGTTAGCGGCATCCTTAGCGGTGCTGCTGAGTGAGGCTGGGCTTACTGCTTCAGAGGTGAACGATATTCGCAGCCGTCTGTGGCAGAAGTTAGCGGTGAATGCGGCGATTAACCCGTTAGTGGCGCTGCATGGCGTGCGTAATGGGGAGCTTCGTGGAGATGCCTATTCAGGCCGCGTAGTGGCCGTGGTGAGGGAAGTCGCGGCGATTTTAGCGAAGGAAGGGGTTGTGCCGCCGAACGGTGGCGAGGGTGAAGCCGCCTGGTTGGAACTGGTGTGGCAGGTGGTGGAGAACACCGCGAACAATAAAGCCTCGATGTTGCAGGATGTTGAGGCCAAACGGCTGACCGAGCGGGGGGCGATTTTAGGGCCGTTGATTGAGCGCGCTGAGCGGCATGGGTTGAGGTGTGAGGTATTGAAGGGGTTGGATAGGGAGTTGGCGCAAGTGGAAGTCGGCTTTTAA
- a CDS encoding branched-chain amino acid ABC transporter permease: MTMIFGVPMAVFMGQLTLGLVNGAFYALLSLGLAVIFGLLKIVNFAHGAQYMLGAFAALLGFRYLGINYWLALILVPLVVGGFGMLMERFLLRRIAHLDHLYGLLLTFGLALIFEGTLINFFGVSGARYATPEILQGGLNLGFMFLPTYRAWVLVAALAMCLFTWFMIERTRLGAYLRAGTENSQLMQAFGVNVPLLITLTYGFGVGLAAFAGVLAAPLYPVSPTMGSSLLIVVFAVVVIGGMGSILGAILTGLGMGIIEGLTKVYYPEASNTVIFLVMILVLMLRPAGLFGKEA; encoded by the coding sequence ATGACGATGATATTCGGCGTGCCAATGGCCGTGTTCATGGGCCAGCTAACGCTTGGGCTCGTGAACGGTGCCTTTTACGCACTGCTTAGTTTGGGCCTGGCGGTCATCTTCGGCCTACTGAAGATCGTCAACTTTGCCCACGGGGCGCAGTACATGCTGGGAGCCTTCGCCGCGCTGCTGGGCTTTCGCTACCTGGGCATCAACTATTGGCTAGCACTGATTTTGGTTCCGCTGGTGGTGGGCGGTTTTGGCATGCTGATGGAGCGTTTTCTGCTGCGTCGCATTGCTCACCTGGACCACCTTTACGGACTACTGCTGACCTTCGGATTAGCGCTGATTTTCGAAGGCACGCTGATCAACTTTTTCGGCGTTTCTGGAGCGCGTTACGCCACCCCCGAGATTCTGCAGGGCGGCCTGAACCTGGGCTTCATGTTCCTGCCGACCTACCGCGCATGGGTATTGGTAGCGGCGCTTGCTATGTGTCTTTTCACCTGGTTCATGATCGAGCGTACCCGTTTGGGCGCTTACCTGCGGGCGGGTACCGAAAACTCCCAGCTCATGCAGGCGTTTGGCGTGAACGTACCGCTGCTGATTACGTTGACCTACGGGTTCGGGGTTGGGCTTGCCGCCTTTGCAGGCGTGCTGGCGGCACCGCTGTACCCGGTGTCGCCCACCATGGGATCTAGCCTGCTGATCGTGGTGTTTGCCGTGGTGGTGATTGGCGGTATGGGCTCGATCTTAGGCGCTATTTTGACGGGGTTGGGTATGGGGATCATCGAAGGGCTGACCAAGGTGTACTACCCCGAAGCCTCTAACACCGTGATCTTTTTGGTCATGATCTTGGTGCTCATGTTACGCCCCGCTGGGCTGTTTGGTAAGGAGGCTTAA
- the mmsB gene encoding 3-hydroxyisobutyrate dehydrogenase: protein MTTVAFIGLGNMGGPMAANLAKAGFTVRAFDLSAQALETAQSQGCDVAATATEAATDADFIISMLPAGKHVRGLYVDGDAPLFDVIKPSALVIDCSTIDADTARQVAAAGAEKGIGFMDAPVSGGVGGAQAGTLTFIVGGSEEQFAQAQPVLQAMGKNIFHAGNHGAGQVAKVCNNMLLSILMAGTCEAINMGVKNGLDPAVLSEIMKQSSGGNWALNVYNPYPGVMENAPASKGYQGGFQVDLMIKDLGLAMDVSQQSASPVPMGSAARSLFTLHKAGGNGKLDFSSLLKLYQDKSE from the coding sequence ATGACTACCGTTGCGTTTATTGGATTAGGCAATATGGGCGGCCCCATGGCCGCCAATCTGGCGAAAGCAGGCTTTACCGTGCGGGCCTTCGATCTCTCCGCTCAGGCGCTGGAGACCGCCCAATCGCAAGGCTGCGACGTTGCCGCCACCGCCACAGAGGCCGCTACCGACGCCGATTTCATCATCTCCATGCTACCCGCAGGCAAGCACGTGCGGGGGCTTTACGTAGACGGCGACGCGCCGCTGTTCGACGTCATCAAACCCAGTGCCTTGGTGATCGATTGCTCTACCATTGACGCCGACACCGCCCGCCAAGTCGCCGCCGCCGGAGCAGAAAAGGGCATTGGTTTTATGGATGCGCCGGTCTCCGGTGGGGTAGGCGGTGCCCAAGCGGGCACGCTGACGTTTATCGTCGGTGGCTCGGAAGAGCAGTTCGCCCAGGCGCAGCCGGTGCTGCAAGCCATGGGTAAAAACATCTTCCACGCGGGCAACCACGGCGCGGGGCAGGTCGCCAAAGTGTGCAACAACATGCTGCTGTCGATTCTGATGGCAGGTACCTGCGAAGCGATCAACATGGGCGTCAAAAATGGCCTCGACCCCGCCGTGCTTTCGGAAATCATGAAGCAAAGCTCCGGCGGCAACTGGGCACTAAACGTCTACAATCCTTATCCAGGGGTAATGGAAAACGCACCCGCCTCGAAAGGCTACCAAGGCGGTTTCCAGGTCGACCTGATGATCAAAGACCTGGGCCTTGCCATGGATGTCAGCCAGCAGAGCGCTTCCCCGGTGCCCATGGGCTCCGCCGCTCGCTCGCTGTTCACCCTGCACAAGGCAGGAGGCAACGGCAAACTCGACTTCTCCAGCCTGCTCAAGTTGTATCAAGATAAGAGTGAGTAG
- a CDS encoding 2OG-Fe dioxygenase family protein, with protein sequence MKLDTLTHGVELPSMSAHPIAEYWRPEVIEALRHQDWAKTDLRERIDLAAWQGFVADLPRDPYVNLRWKRMSWLALNDQGEVEDMGQCPMAQGGAFNDAESMADRLRYYDPLTQAFLARPDVKAFVLAWATLWGIGAHEPILMQITGVRGEGAVDPLQGQGIHADGCKALSILVLNRENVAGAENHLFADKAGTQSLVDITLNPGDILHLRDDRLFHSVDGIEQLDSEAPFERFIIIINSRFVDDFQNRILRRHFPKAVLNERR encoded by the coding sequence ATGAAACTCGATACTCTCACACACGGTGTCGAACTTCCCTCTATGTCTGCCCATCCCATTGCCGAGTATTGGCGTCCCGAAGTGATCGAGGCGCTGCGGCATCAGGATTGGGCGAAGACCGATCTTCGCGAGCGAATCGATCTGGCTGCCTGGCAGGGTTTCGTGGCGGACCTGCCCCGCGATCCTTATGTCAATCTTCGCTGGAAGCGGATGTCATGGCTCGCTCTGAATGATCAGGGAGAGGTAGAGGATATGGGCCAGTGCCCGATGGCACAGGGAGGTGCTTTCAACGATGCGGAAAGCATGGCGGATCGCTTGCGGTATTATGATCCGCTGACGCAAGCGTTTTTAGCACGCCCCGATGTCAAGGCTTTCGTTCTCGCCTGGGCAACGCTTTGGGGCATCGGTGCGCACGAACCCATTCTGATGCAGATCACTGGGGTTCGCGGGGAAGGTGCCGTCGACCCTCTTCAGGGGCAGGGGATTCATGCCGATGGCTGCAAGGCGCTTAGCATTCTGGTTCTCAATCGGGAAAACGTCGCGGGCGCCGAAAACCACCTCTTTGCCGACAAGGCGGGCACGCAGTCATTGGTCGATATCACGCTGAACCCTGGTGATATTCTTCATCTGCGCGACGATCGGCTGTTTCACAGTGTCGATGGGATCGAACAGCTCGATAGTGAGGCCCCTTTCGAGCGTTTTATCATCATTATCAATAGCCGATTCGTGGATGATTTCCAAAACCGGATATTGCGTCGTCATTTCCCAAAAGCGGTCCTCAATGAGCGTCGCTGA
- a CDS encoding enoyl-CoA hydratase/isomerase family protein: MSCVLFEEHTTQDGHVIGEITLNAERSLNALTLDMIEEILPRLSQWQSDDRVVAVLLDSAGEKAFCAGGDVVNLYKAIQGEGAADFPERFFENEYRLDYQLHTFPKPVICWGNGIVMGGGMGLLSGSSHRIVTETSRLAMPEVTIGLYPDVGASWFLNRLPGGAGRFLAMTGGQINAPDAVHLGLADRAIASHQRGALAEKLLAANWGEGAETDAHGVVNRVLRELEQASQNVFAEMEAPVYKSASMIRELMDHDTVEQMVEAVLAVRTDDQWFSKAQKTLAHGSPVSVKLIHEQLSRAKHMSLAEVFQFELALSVQCCRHREFPEGVRALLVDKDGQPSWTYPDVASVEPTFIDELLASPWDTNPLADLA; the protein is encoded by the coding sequence ATGAGTTGCGTACTGTTTGAAGAGCACACCACCCAAGATGGCCATGTGATTGGCGAGATCACCTTGAACGCCGAGCGCTCGCTCAACGCGCTGACGTTGGACATGATCGAAGAGATCCTGCCGCGCCTGAGTCAGTGGCAATCTGACGATCGGGTCGTGGCCGTGCTGCTGGATAGCGCCGGTGAAAAAGCCTTCTGCGCCGGTGGCGATGTGGTCAATCTCTACAAAGCCATTCAAGGCGAGGGGGCCGCTGACTTCCCCGAGCGCTTCTTCGAGAACGAATACCGTCTGGATTATCAGCTCCATACGTTTCCCAAACCGGTGATTTGCTGGGGCAACGGCATCGTGATGGGCGGCGGCATGGGGTTACTCAGCGGCAGCAGCCACCGCATCGTCACCGAAACCTCGCGGCTGGCCATGCCGGAAGTCACCATTGGGCTGTACCCCGACGTGGGGGCGAGCTGGTTCCTCAACCGTTTGCCGGGCGGTGCCGGGCGGTTTTTGGCGATGACCGGCGGGCAAATCAACGCACCGGACGCGGTTCATTTAGGCCTGGCCGATCGCGCCATTGCCAGCCACCAACGTGGCGCATTGGCTGAAAAGCTGTTGGCCGCTAACTGGGGCGAGGGTGCAGAGACCGACGCCCACGGCGTGGTGAACCGCGTGCTACGCGAGCTTGAGCAAGCCTCCCAAAACGTCTTTGCGGAGATGGAAGCGCCGGTTTACAAGTCTGCTTCCATGATTCGTGAGCTAATGGACCACGACACCGTCGAGCAGATGGTCGAGGCCGTATTGGCCGTTCGGACCGACGACCAGTGGTTCAGCAAAGCGCAAAAAACTTTGGCCCACGGCAGTCCCGTGTCGGTCAAACTGATCCACGAGCAGCTCAGCCGCGCCAAACACATGTCGTTGGCGGAAGTCTTCCAATTCGAGCTGGCGCTTTCGGTGCAGTGCTGCCGCCACCGAGAGTTCCCCGAAGGGGTGCGCGCGCTGCTGGTGGATAAAGACGGTCAGCCAAGCTGGACCTATCCGGATGTGGCCTCGGTCGAACCTACTTTCATCGACGAGTTGCTGGCATCGCCTTGGGATACCAACCCGCTGGCAGACTTGGCATAA
- a CDS encoding invasion associated locus B family protein, giving the protein MPHRFTQTLCTMGLLSILAFSSSAFGQQPGSAPGSNVTTESFQDWEVRCQDSQGPARCAMVQMVTQPGGDQPLMQVVLEHPPQIDGPVMSFFVPLGVRLAAGLQLVVDNGEPIQFPYQVCQEQGCRADAPIEPAMLQQLRNGTTATLSMIGPRGDRIDLDISLMGFTSASNRVAP; this is encoded by the coding sequence ATGCCACACCGGTTTACTCAAACCTTATGCACGATGGGACTGTTATCGATCTTGGCGTTTTCATCCAGCGCCTTCGGCCAACAGCCGGGATCAGCACCTGGAAGTAATGTCACGACCGAGTCGTTTCAAGATTGGGAAGTACGCTGCCAAGATAGCCAAGGCCCGGCTCGCTGCGCGATGGTACAAATGGTCACACAGCCCGGCGGCGACCAACCATTGATGCAGGTCGTGCTCGAACACCCCCCGCAAATCGACGGACCCGTCATGAGCTTCTTCGTGCCACTGGGGGTTCGCTTGGCAGCGGGCTTGCAGTTAGTGGTGGATAATGGAGAGCCTATCCAGTTCCCCTATCAGGTTTGTCAGGAACAAGGCTGCCGCGCTGACGCCCCCATCGAGCCCGCTATGCTGCAACAGCTGCGCAATGGAACGACAGCCACCCTCAGCATGATAGGTCCCCGCGGCGACCGTATAGATTTGGATATTTCATTGATGGGCTTCACCAGTGCCAGTAACCGCGTCGCTCCCTGA